In Phaeodactylum tricornutum CCAP 1055/1 chromosome 21, whole genome shotgun sequence, the following proteins share a genomic window:
- a CDS encoding predicted protein, protein MIEKKDSDFDQTVSSRDEPIMDVPILVLKDLQRDGTDTADQAIRQGMDLGCLWVDIGDGCDALQDTGVLWSHVESFFNTARDAPHWKSSRFTAPQDPYLDALMHSVYVSGSHYFSRPSFESSTIFPDDAASKAPECLADIDPLLFQVQNVMVDAANQIFAYIGERVLGIEADFLAAAPEKRTNTLTLHRVAPVAEEEEQKTAAQEHFDFNVANVLLYNYCRGFKIYRDKVWYQLAEPTKPNLLLFDFGSVVSIRSNRRVAALFHRVDSPILTEDERAAWGSRLSLVCPIVPALPQEIETHPKLLDESIDGGKSPFDRHTYRDHVFYASKHYTMLSKHVVFDDPNYNKAVSFQMRGAAFSVLRTKFRATWGSLFGQKAR, encoded by the coding sequence ATGATCGAAAAAAAGGATTCTGACTTTGATCAGACGGTTTCGTCCCGGGACGAACCTATCATGGACGTACCGATTCTAGTCCTGAAAGACTTGCAACGAGACGGTACGGACACCGCCGACCAAGCAATTCGACAAGGAATGGATCTTGGTTGTCTTTGGGTCGACATCGGCGATGGCTGTGACGCTCTGCAAGACACTGGTGTATTGTGGTCCCACGTGGAATCATTTTTCAACACTGCACGTGATGCTCCCCACTGGAAATCATCCCGTTTCACGGCTCCACAGGACCCATACCTCGATGCCCTCATGCATTCCGTTTACGTCAGTGGGTCGCATTATTTTTCGAGACCGAGTTTCGAGTCATCGACCATATTTCCCGACGACGCAGCTAGTAAGGCCCCGGAGTGCTTGGCCGACATTGACCCACTACTGTTTCAGGTCCAGAATGTCATGGTAGATGCCGCCAACCAGATCTTTGCGTACATTGGTGAGCGTGTTCTCGGGATCGAAGCAGATTTTTTGGCAGCGGCTCCCGAAAAGCGTACAAATACCCTCACGTTGCACCGCGTTGCCCCCGTCGCGGAAGAGGAGGAACAAAAGACGGCCGCGCAGGAGCATTTTGATTTCAATGTTGCCAACGTTCTGCTGTACAATTATTGCCGCGGCTTCAAAATTTATCGAGACAAAGTTTGGTACCAGTTGGCGGAACCTACGAAACCGAATTTGTTGCTTTTCGATTTTGGGTCGGTGGTCAGTATTCGGAGCAACCGGCGAGTTGCGGCCCTCTTTCACCGCGTTGACTCGCCTATTCTGACCGAAGACGAGAGGGCAGCCTGGGGGTCTCGTTTGTCGTTGGTTTGCCCTATTGTTCCAGCACTACCGCAAGAGATAGAAACCCATCCCAAGCTTTTGGACGAGAGCATCGACGGTGGGAAATCGCCGTTTGATCGTCACACGTATCGTGACCACGTCTTTTACGCCAGCAAGCACTACACCATGTTGAGCAAGCACGTGGTCTTTGACGATCCCAACTACAACAAGGCCGTCTCCTTTCAAATGAGAGGGGCGGCCTTTTCCGTTTTGCGTACCAAATTCCGCGCGACCTGGGGGAGCCTGTTTGGACAGAAGGCCCGTTAA
- a CDS encoding predicted protein has protein sequence MKAVISCASLILLSFLLVESQSFRPSAGTGVRPFSFRPHHSKCSSTQCLATISVPASEIEQNLSQDERVVVSVVRERGPSVAFVTSVLPDQRPSPQIRGRRRDNKTDDSFNLPPGRGLGSGSGFVVDQQGYLVTNYHVIERAYQLQRMSEIYESGLDRLAQNVTNITGLAFRTVNTTLQQILNPTTLRAPLPKVYVRINSKTDYQLCQIVDVHPALDVAVLKIVTPKETSPWLAPMSFGASSDLLVGQGLIAIGNPFGLDNTVTTGVVSALNRELRTRGNDGMVSPPIRNCIQTDCAINPGNSGGPLLNLKGEVVGVNTAIVTTSGSSAGIGFAVPSDEVKDVVERMIRTDRVKKGTQYQAWLGLAIVKATSNCTLGSKNWVAKVMRKSPAAEAGVQAIRVFEQDASVQYGDAVDLDTRVPGEKVALTLEDSSGDRRVVYITLGTRP, from the exons ATGAAAGCCGTTATTTCTTGCGCAAGCCTGATCTTACTGAGCTTCCTGCTGGTTGAGTCTCAATCCTTCCGCCCTTCCGCTGGCACAGGCGTTCGGCCATTCTCTTTTCGTCCTCATCATTCCAAGTGTTCATCCACGCAATGTCTAGCCACAATATCTGTCCCGGCATCGGAGATCGAGCAAAATTTATCTCAAGACGAGCGCGTTGTGGTGTCCGTAGTGCGTGAGCGTGGACCCTCCGTGGCCTTTGTAACTTCAGTGTTGCCGGACCAAAGGCCATCGCCACAGATTAGAGGGCGCCGCCGAGACAACAAAACCGACGACTCTTTCAATCTACCCCCTGGACGAGGGTTGGGATCCGGGTCCGGCTTCGTGGTGGATCAGCAAGGTTATCTGGTGACGAACTATCACGTGATTGAACGTGCCTATCAGCTCCAAAGAATGAGTGAAATCTACGAAAGCGGCCTGGACCGTCTGGCCCAGAACGTCACGAACATTACCGGTTTGGCATTCCGCACGGTCAATACGACGCTGCAACAAATATTGAATCCTACCACTTTACGCGCCCCTCTCCCTAAAGTCTACGTACGAATCAACAGCAAGACAGACTACCAACTGTGTCAAATTGTCGACGTCCACCCTGCGTTGGACGTGGCCGTCCTCAAAATCGTGACGCCCAAAGAAACTTCACCCTGGCTAGCTCCCATGTCGTTTGGTGCTTCTTCCGACTTGCTCGTCGGTCAGGGCTTGATTGCTATTGGCAATCCCTTTGGTCTCGACAACACCGTCACGACCGGTGTCGTATCGGCTTTGAACCGGGAATTGCGCACACGAGGGAACGACGGTATGGTATCTCCACCGATCCGCAACTGCATTCAAACAGACTGCGCCATTAACCCCGGTAATTCGGGTGGGCCTTTGCTCAATTTAAAGGGGGAAGTAGTCGGCGTGAATACGGCAATTGTGACCACCTCGGGTAGCAGTGCCGGTATCGGGTTTGCCGTGCCTTCGGATGAAGTGAAAGACGTCGTAGAACGTATGATACGGACTGATCGGGTCAAGAAAGGGACCCAATATCAAGCTTGGTTGGGACTCGCGATCGTCAAAGCAACGTCAAATTGCACCTTGGGAAGCAAAAACTGGGTTGCGAAGGTCATGCGCAAGTCACCTGCGGCGGAGGCCGGCGTCCAAGCAATACGCGTTTTCGAGCAAGACGCCAGTGTGCAATACGGAGACGCTGTT GATCTGGATACGCGTGTACCGGGCGAGAAAGTCGCGCTAACTTTGGAGGACTCGTCGGGCGATCGTCGGGTCGTTTACATTACTCTCGGAACAAGACCGTGA
- a CDS encoding predicted protein, which yields MEADVPLPPSVYVVACGYRQTFIPKSGLTFPAWLVACGASPPVSTPDSGCATVSAVRVNVASTSLRWRTKRDFGRLGRVAARTATIVWPKAAWRKLSDQSPWQRPNDDTMSLSFDPVKMWNPSSGDHDVVDNQWHPCMKKSLLQIDQFLQRVAWACRHSHTAHPDLMRAWNEFCRDQDSDQVLLDGCDANLWPPSPVSLNRVSTAQQGNAWGQYFCTPANARQLTQCFWKRLLSLRRSDSNLLVVEPSCGHGQIRCPSCPYWDWILTRLRWTTVELKQTPD from the exons ATGGAAGCGGATGTTCCCCTCCCACCGTCCGTGTACGTTGTAGCTTGTGGATACCGGCAGACCTTCATCCCCAAGTCGGGCTTGACCTTTCCAGCCTGGCTCGTTGCGTGCGGTGCGTCACCTCCCGTGTCCACACCCGATTCCGGATGCGCGACCGTCTCTGCCGTGCGAGTCAATGTCGCTTCGACGTCGCTCCGGTGGCGCACGAAACGTGACTTTGGACGTTTGGGACGGGTGGCGGCCCGGACCGCCACGATTGTTTGGCCCAAGGCGGCGTGGCGCAAACTGTCCGACCAAAGTCCCTGGCAGCGACCAAACGACGACACGATGTCGCTATCATTCGATCCAGTTAAGATGTGGAATCCTTCATCGGGCGACCATGACGTTGTTGACAATCAGTGGCACCCGTGCATGAAGAAGAGCCTCCTCCAAATCGACCAGTTTCTACAACGAGTAGCGTGGGCCTGTCGACATTCCCATACTGCGCATCCTGATTTGATGCGCGCGTGGAACGAATTTTGTCGGGACCAGGATAGCGACCAGGTTTTGCTCGACGGTTGCGACGCGAACTTGTGGCCCCCGTCCCCTGTTTCACTCAATCGGGTATCAACGGCCCAGCAGGGGAACGCCTGGGGTCAGTACTTTTGTACACCCGCAAACGCTCGACAACTCACCCAATGCTTCTGGAAGCGACTTTTGTCTCTGCGTCGATCCGACAGTAACCTTCTCGTTGTTGAACCGAGCTGCGGCCACGGACAAATC CGATGCCCAAGCTGTCCGTACTGGGATTGGATATTGACGAGGCTGCGGTGGACTACTGTCGAGCTCAAGCAGACTCCCGATTGA
- a CDS encoding predicted protein, with translation MGSGRGGPRNERFPPFHSLVARCGNGKDFGLDLIERGAMGGAVPCRSHSVDSTANKRLPQIGCATYKGLQGKAAHVGTCVRSGAPHRHTWSGKKEAQVEKQSNPISKISPRVQSMTIPYPRDLVLTVMSEKQQEWRRPGQPVELRVTHASLLQVASLVAEQTFRFHAWPTQVPLVGG, from the coding sequence ATGGGTAGTGGTCGTGGTGGTCCTCGTAACGAGCGGTTCCCTCCCTTCCATAGTCTGGTAGCGCGGTGCGGGAACGGGAAAGACTTCGGACTGGATCTGATCGAGCGCGGGGCAATGGGTGGTGCCGTGCCGTGCCGCAGCCACAGTGTGGACAGCACTGCAAACAAGAGATTGCCGCAGATAGGTTGCGCCACGTACAAAGGACTCCAGGGGAAAGCTGCTCACGTGGGAACTTGTGTAAGGTCTGGTGCGCCACATCGCCACACTTGGTCGGGCAAAAAGGAGGCCCAGGTCGAAAAACAGAGCAATCCAATTTCGAAGATTTCACCGCGCGTGCAGTCAATGACAATTCCATATCCCCGGGACTtggtattgactgtgatgaGCGAGAAACAACAGGAGTGGCGGAGGCCCGGGCAACCAGTGGAGCTACGAGTCACGCACGCGAGTCTGTTGCAAGTCGCATCCCTGGTAGCAGAACAAACATTTCGATTCCATGCATGGCCCACTCAGGTTCCCTTGGTAGGTGGGTAG
- a CDS encoding predicted protein, producing MTTYFEKKTPVYYSPGKAVAPSAIGDAFALPVGAEEPKPKRPLSAYNFFFKRERQDILRNTPVRPQGKPRRSHGKIGFADLARTIAARWKGADHAVKDHFENMAKMDKDRYARELEDWKINQDSQKLVGEKSIPHSCSPFSPYWEENQGDDFEPIEFQKSTKTPANSLPITQVVTPTFTTKQPLGLSYASDLARSDLGFGDYNGTEQWAYSDRVSTVRPEKLRVIEIDEVDFVNSCSLPRMGYKNPRETMLRYTNFYDRRRPRFSAVFQEEGDRLEDERARFLSFHH from the coding sequence ATGACTACTTATTTTGAAAAGAAGACTCCCGTGTACTACTCGCCGGGCAAAGCAGTTGCACCTTCTGCCATAGGGGACGCATTTGCGCTTCCCGTTGGAGCTGAAGAACCGAAGCCAAAACGTCCTCTGTCAGCTTACAACTTCTTTTTCAAGAGAGAACGCCAGGATATTCTGAGAAATACGCCAGTCCGGCCTCAAGGTAAGCCTCGACGCTCGCATGGAAAAATTGGCTTCGCCGACTTGGCGCGTACAATTGCTGCTCGCTGGAAAGGTGCTGACCATGCAGTGAAGGATCATTTTGAAAACATGGCCAAAATGGACAAGGATCGCTATGCACGAGAATTGGAAGATTGGAAGATCAATCAAGATAGCCAGAAGCTCGTAGGTGAAAAGAGTATTCCTCATTCATGCTCTCCGTTCTCGCCTTACTGGGAGGAGAATCAAGGAGATGACTTCGAGCCTATCGAGTTTCAAAAGAGCACAAAGACCCCAGCAAATTCTCTTCCGATCACCCAGGTAGTTACTCCCACGTTTACGACCAAGCAACCCTTAGGCCTCTCCTATGCGTCTGACCTTGCCCGAAGTGATCTCGGGTTCGGTGACTACAACGGAACAGAGCAATGGGCTTATAGCGACCGGGTTTCAACGGTACGTCCCGAAAAGCTTCGAGTCATCGAAATCGATGAAGTTGATTTTGTTAATTCGTGCTCCCTTCCCCGCATGGGCTATAAGAACCCACGCGAAACCATGCTTCGATACACAAATTTTTATGATCGACGCCGTCCCAGATTTTCTGCAGTCTTCCAGGAGGAAGGAGACCGATTGGAGGATGAGCGCGCTCgttttctttcgtttcaTCATTGA
- a CDS encoding predicted protein codes for MAPSRYAAVSSKAAYLMNQRCYHEAIELLGAALTTIQNEVLPAGDFKEKHNTVAEIFEVEAPDSLPSFSSTHRILYPARDVPSYYLSVDTRGSVEGNLFNIFDRAFVLATMSSTFANTLDLLQVSSAVLLFNMGLAYHQAGLHEGNCGMLRNALRIYETVLGVMGHMAVNFSVDCKGRAELNLLLTALLNNTTFLYYHFMERENTIKFRHILTRILLSSVDRDEMACADPEFYRYLTTVIFACDPHKALNVAPAA; via the coding sequence ATGGCTCCTTCCCGATATGCAGCTGTCAGTTCTAAGGCCGCTTATCTAATGAATCAAAGGTGTTATCACGAGGCGATTGAACTGCTTGGCGCAGCCTTGACAACGATCCAGAATGAGGTTCTGCCAGCAGGCGACTTCAAGGAAAAGCACAACACGGTAGCGGAAATATTTGAAGTCGAAGCTCCAGACTCCCTTCCGTCATTCTCGTCTACGCACAGGATCCTCTATCCAGCAAGAGATGTACCATCTTACTACCTCTCTGTAGACACAAGGGGGTCAGTTGAAGGGAATTTGTTCAATATTTTCGATAGGGCCTTTGTCTTAGCTACCATGTCCTCTACCTTTGCCAATACGTTGGACCTACTCCAGGTCTCTTCCGCAGTTTTACTTTTCAATATGGGACTTGCATATCATCAAGCTGGGCTGCACGAAGGAAATTGCGGAATGCTTCGAAACGCCTTACGCATCTACGAAACAGTCCTCGGAGTCATGGGACATATGGCTGTAAATTTTTCCGTAGATTGTAAAGGACGAGCTGAATTGAATCTTCTACTTACGGCTCTGCTGAACAACACCACTTTCCTTTACTACCACTTCATGGAGCGAGAAAACACAATCAAATTCAGGCACATTCTCACCAGGATCTTATTATCATCTGTTGATCGCGACGAAATGGCGTGCGCCGATCCTGAATTCTATCGATACCTAACAACAGTCATCTTCGCTTGCGACCCACACAAAGCGTTGAATGTTGCCCCGGCGGCCTAG